One window from the genome of Sulfurovum riftiae encodes:
- a CDS encoding saccharopine dehydrogenase NADP-binding domain-containing protein, with product MKQLKKNVLIIGAGGVAKVVAHKCAQHNDELGRIAIASRSISKCQAIID from the coding sequence GTGAAACAATTGAAGAAAAACGTTCTTATCATTGGCGCAGGAGGTGTTGCCAAGGTGGTGGCCCACAAGTGCGCGCAGCACAACGACGAACTCGGTCGTATTGCTATCGCGTCGCGCAGCATCTCCAAATGCCAGGCCATCATCGAC